The segment CAGTATAAAAATATTAGTGTTTATGTTTATCAACCATCTGAAGGCAGCTTTACCCTGATGGATCCTTCCCCAAAGACAATGAAGCAAGAACTGtttctctcctcactctccaGGTAGAAATGAACCTTAGGCTTTTAGAACTGCGGGGGCTGGGGACTGCCCTGGAGGCTTGGGGTACAGCTGCTgggacctgggggaggggaaggcaggttCTGCCACTATTACCCAGTGGTCGTCAAACTTGCCGGTGATGATGGCGGGAGCCAGTGAGCGGGCAGGGTTCATGGAGCAGCTGGTGTAGTGGCTCTGCAATGCAAGCGGGTCatggagaggaggtgagggcaggcaggggtgcaggCCTTGGCTCTCTCCACTGCCTGATCTCAGCCTGAAcagattcccccccaccccgcagtgaAATCTGGGTGCCATTTCCCCAACTCCTTCCTACTCAGTCGAGGCTGCAGGGATACTGCTCTCAGGGGATCTGTCCCCTGTAGCAGTTCCGGGCGTCTCTCCGGGGGGCTTGGTGTCAGACTCGCTGGGGGGATCTGTATTTCTGCCTCCACTGTGATTGCTAAATGTGTTTCTTTAGGGAAACTTCTATGTGTCTGTCCCTCCAGAAAGACAGGAGCCAGCAGCAGGGACCTACCGAGACGATGTGGCCCAGGGTGATGGAGAGCCCGATGGAGAGGGCAGGGGTGCCCACGTTGTCTGTCCGGCGCCCGTCAGTCGAAGCTAAGATGCAGAGCACCAGCTGCATGGTGGCGAACAGCTCCATGGTCACTGCCTGGCCAGTTGTGGTGATGTTGTTCacctggggacaggaggggacacTGAGCACCTTCCTGGCACTGGTCTCCTTTCCCACCCACATGCAATCGAGGCTTCAGAGGGTTCAGGCTTGGAGTCAGCACACAGGAGCTCCACAGACACCCTAGTCCAAGTCACTGACCGCTCTGTGCAGGCCATGGTCTTGACTTGGGGAGGGCCCCCAGACTGCCTGTGGTCATAGGGACACAGAGGGGGACACATGTCTATAACCCATGGGACTCTGTGGCTGAGAATGCATCCATAGTGCTGAGGCCCATGACTGTTTcctgaagaacaagaaggaaaggaGTTCCTGGGGCCCGAGAGATGGTGCAGCGGGCATGGCGcatgtcttgtacatggccaaccttggttcaatcctcagaatcccaaagagtcttctgagcactgccaggtgtgatcctgagcacaaagccaggagtaagccccaagcacagctgagaGTATCCCCACCACACCCACAAAATAGAAGGGAAGGAGTTCTAGCCACAGTGGGAAGCTGCTGGCCAGCTGACAGGAGGCCTTCTCCAGCCCAACGATGTGATACTGacgtaggggctggagaaacactACAGCAGAcggggcacttgctttacatgtagccaacttgggtttggtccctaacACTGAAGAggatcccctgagtcccacaggagtgatctctgagcacagagtcaaagtgatccctgaacactgccaggtgtggcccaaaaatcagaagaagaaaaaaagatactgGGGTAACGACAGGCCTATGAGTTTCTTTTTGTGGGCAAAGGACTCCAGCACAGGCCTAGGAATACAGTCCTGAGAAAAATCCTAGAGGGCCCCCTGCCCGATGACTCTAGCAAGCAGCTCTTTCCTCTACCTTCTGCACCTCCCCTTGTCCTTAACTGTTCCCAACTATGTCTCAGACCTCAACTCTGCAAAtttgattgttgttgttgttgttttggtgggggcacacccatggtgctcaggagttagttattcctggttctgtgcttagggatcacgcttggcagtgctcaaaggactagaatgggttctggggattaaacccaggttggccatgtacaagggaTATGCCCAGCTGACTGCACCATCTCTCGGGTCCTGAGAATTCCTTCCCTTCTGATGggctatagggtgctggggacaacccagtcagctgcaggcaaggcaaacaccctgcctactgtgctattgcccagGCCCCCAATTCTGGGTCTTTGGCCCTGCACTTCCTGTGGAGgttgggtgggggcaggagaacTCTGTCATGAGATGCCTCCACGCCCTGGTGGTGCCCATGGCCACAGCAGACCCTGCCTTGGGCCACCACAGTTGCGAGTCCAGCAGAGGTGATTTCAAAACTGTGCTGTGCCCAGCCCTGGTTTTGTCATATTTTGCCTTtgccctctggggcagggcactGCAGCTGATGAAGGTGTGACAGCTGTCATCTCCCACGCTTCTGCaggccctgagcccccacccTGCGTCCTACCCATTGGGTTGGCACCCATGAGTCTCTCTAGGGTCTGACTCTAGTTCAATGTCAGAGCCTCCAGGGGAAGGCAGAGAAGAGATCTTTGAAGCATATACTTTGGCCATCTCTGACACACTGTGACAACTGatttattttgtctctgtctgtccttctgtAAAATGCGGATGATGCAACAGATTCTGAAGAACCATGTGAAGACTGGAAATTATAGTGCAGAAGCCCAGCCCTGTTCTGCTGGGGGTGGCTATTCTGGGGGATTCGAGTTGGAGGGGAGTTGGAgttatttggtttgtttgcttgttttctttttgtttttggcccacacccaatagtgctcaggggttactcctggctctgcactcgggactcattcctggctgggTTCGGGGAACATATGAGATACCAGCGATCAACCtagtgggccgcgtgcaaggcaaacgccctaccagctatgttACCTCTCCCAAGGGGTAATATTTTGTGTTTGACACAAActggaaatggggctggagagatagtacaacagtgcttgccatgcatgtggctgacctgagttcgatctctggcatcccatacggttccccaagcactgccaggagtgattcctgagtgcaaatccaggggtaaaccctgagcaccaacaggtgtgaccccaaagcaaaaatcaaacaaacagaaaaaaaaaaaaggtctgggtCCATTCCCAGGTActgattaaaccctggtcagcagtgctcaagacaagcaccctacccggtGTATGCTCTCGCTGCCCGCCTTCCATTCCTCTCTTGTGGCTGTTGTGTAGGATACTGGCCATTAGTACCGGCCCCCACACAGCAGATGCTGGACAAGCATTGGGTATGTGTCTCTAGATGGTCCTTGGACTGGCCTCCAGGACTATCCAGAGCTCAAGTCCTGAACCCTTGTCATCTGCTGAGTCTCAGCCCAGACCCCACTGTGACAAGGCATCAATTTAGGAAACTTTGATTCTGTTCCTCATCCCGGGGTGAAAAGTTCCAGCAGACCTGGTCCATGCTTCCACACTTCCACAACCACCTGAACTCTCTGGGGCCAGCTGTGTTCCTgcctccagtctctctctctctccccctctttcttctcctcccttccctcctcccttccctcctccctccctccctccctccctcccttccttccttccttccttccttccttcctccctccctccctcccttcctccctccctccctccctccctccctccctccctccctccctccctccctccctccctccctcccttccttccttccttccttccttccttccttccttccttccttccttccttccttccttccttccttccttccttccttccttccttctcttgggAATGTACACCTGACAgctctcggggcttactcctggctctgaactcaggggtcactcctggcgggactcagaggaccatatggagttccggGGATCAAATACAgatcagcagtgtgcagggcagcGCCctccctattgtactattgctctggccccctttctGCCTCTATTTTCCCACCCTCTCTTCATGCAGACCCACTCCCAGATCTGGTCCCACCTCtgtcctgtctcctcctgtccaacggactccccctccccccaaccccacgcCCAGAGCTGGCCCCCGTGGAAGGGACAGGGTTCTGCCTACTCACTGTATTGATAGCCAGGTCCCCTCGGACATCTGCTGGTGTGATCCTATGGAGCAGAGCAGCCCCAGCCACTCCCCCCAGCACCTGGGCGGCCACATAGAAGGCAGCCCGGAGGAAGGAGATGTTACAGCCCACCAGGCAGGCCACAGTCACAGCAGGGTTGATGTGGGCCCCGCTGACGTGGCCCAGAGTCTGTACCATGGTGCCGATGGCCAGGCCAAAGGCCAAGGCGACCTGCAGCTCTGAAGCCGGAGGCTCCGGCCAGTTGAGTGCTGAGCCGAGGCCGAAGAAGACGAAGAGGAGCGTGGCCAGGAACTCAGCGAGCACGGCCCTGGAGAAGGCTATGGACCGGAGTTCCCACATGCTCTGGGCCTTCGGACCTGGCCCAGGGTCTCGGGGCCAGCTGGGGTACGCGCTGTCTCActccctctctggctctctcAGGGTCTCTGGGGAGGCCGGCCTTGGGCGTTTATAGGGTTCGGACACGTGGGGCGGAGGTGGAGTTCAGGCCAAGGCCTCTTGgtgcctgctgcccctccccc is part of the Sorex araneus isolate mSorAra2 chromosome 2, mSorAra2.pri, whole genome shotgun sequence genome and harbors:
- the AQP2 gene encoding aquaporin-2, encoding MWELRSIAFSRAVLAEFLATLLFVFFGLGSALNWPEPPASELQVALAFGLAIGTMVQTLGHVSGAHINPAVTVACLVGCNISFLRAAFYVAAQVLGGVAGAALLHRITPADVRGDLAINTVNNITTTGQAVTMELFATMQLVLCILASTDGRRTDNVGTPALSIGLSITLGHIVSSHYTSCSMNPARSLAPAIITGKFDDHWVFWIGPLVGAILGSLLYNYVLFPPNKSRAELLAVLKGLEPDTDWEEREVRRRQSVELHSPQSPPRGSKA